The following coding sequences lie in one Arachis ipaensis cultivar K30076 chromosome B03, Araip1.1, whole genome shotgun sequence genomic window:
- the LOC107634084 gene encoding uncharacterized protein LOC107634084 (The sequence of the model RefSeq protein was modified relative to this genomic sequence to represent the inferred CDS: added 24 bases not found in genome assembly) encodes MKPFFAFFIVFSLLLGANLSYGRKELVGEYWKKMIKGQSMPEAIKEILVVEDPQISSSDSSRTKDNFIRDFDIKPNVILYHSHKQKQKHNHKNPFLNNNLEEPEFQETENK; translated from the exons ATGAAgcccttctttgctttcttcatagtcttctctcttctcttg GGTGCTAACCTGAGCTATGGAAGGAAAGAGTTGGTGGGAGAATATTGGAAGAAGATGATAAAAGGGCAAAGCATGCCTGAAGCAATCAAAGAGATTCTTGTTGTTGAGGATCCACAAATATCATCATCAGATTCATCAAGAACCAAGGATAATTTCATTAGGGACTTTGATATAAAGCCTAATGTCATATTATATCACTCCCACAAGCAGAAGCAAAAGCACAACCACAAAAACCCTTTTCTCAACAACAACTTGGAGGAGCCAGAG